In Equus przewalskii isolate Varuska chromosome 22, EquPr2, whole genome shotgun sequence, the following proteins share a genomic window:
- the DIRAS2 gene encoding GTP-binding protein Di-Ras2, producing the protein MPEQSNDYRVAVFGAGGVGKSSLVLRFVKGTFRESYIPTVEDTYRQVISCDKSICTLQITDTTGSHQFPAMQRLSISKGHAFILVYSITSRQSLEELKPIYEQICEIKGDVESIPIMLVGNKCDESPSREVESSEAEALARKWKCAFMETSAKLNHNVKELFQELLNLEKRRTVSLQIDGKKSKQQKRKEKLKGKCVIM; encoded by the coding sequence ATGCCGGAACAGAGCAATGATTACCGGGTGGCCGTGTTCGGGGCAGGTGGCGTCGGCAAGAGCTCCTTGGTGTTGAGGTTTGTGAAGGGCACGTTTCGGGAGAGCTACATCCCGACTGTGGAAGACACCTACCGGCAGGTCATCAGCTGCGACAAGAGCATCTGCACGCTGCAGATCACTGACACCACGGGCAGCCACCAGTTCCCCGCCATGCAGCGGCTGTCCATCTCCAAAGGGCACGCCTTCATCCTGGTCTACTCTATCACCAGCCGGCAGTCCCTGGAGGAGCTCAAACCCATCTACGAACAAATCTGCGAGATCAAAGGGGACGTGGAGAGCATCCCTATCATGCTGGTGGGCAACAAGTGTGACGAGAGCCCGAGCCGCGAGGTGGAGAGCAGTGAGGCCGAGGCCCTGGCCCGCAAGTGGAAGTGCGCCTTCATGGAGACCTCGGCCAAGCTCAACCATAACGTGAAGGAGCTCTTCCAGGAGCTGCTCAACCTGGAGAAGCGCAGGACCGTGAGCCTACAGATCGACGGGAAAAAGAGCAAgcagcagaagaggaaagaaaagctcAAGGGCAAATGTGTGATCATGTGA